In Azospirillaceae bacterium, a genomic segment contains:
- a CDS encoding HlyD family secretion protein, producing the protein MTTQDPAIAAPTPSRKALVIGAGGLAGIALATTGAYWWTTGRFLESTDDAYVRADVIAISPRVAGLVTEVAVADNQRVAAGDVLARIEDRDYRAHLALADGTVAAAQADIAADEAAIASLAAQLQQQHSQIAAATAEVAARQADDHRAGLDYRRQQLLTQQQVTSAQLLETADADARRAQAAVAAARAAAQAAKDRLAVLDSETQRATATLAKAHAQLAEAEAQRDLARIDLDRTIIRAPAAGTVGQRTLRPGQGVEVGTPLMALVPADAYIVANYKETQLDQVAPGQPVTIIVDAFGGAVLTGHVDSFAPASGAQFALLPPDNATGNFTKIVQRMPVRIRVDPGQPRAGDLRPGLSVVTRIDTRPGAGAVQ; encoded by the coding sequence ATGACCACGCAAGACCCCGCCATCGCGGCCCCCACACCGTCCCGCAAGGCCCTGGTCATCGGGGCCGGCGGATTGGCCGGCATCGCCCTGGCCACCACCGGCGCCTATTGGTGGACCACCGGCCGCTTCCTGGAATCCACCGACGACGCCTATGTCCGCGCCGATGTCATCGCCATCAGCCCGCGCGTCGCCGGCCTGGTGACCGAGGTCGCGGTGGCCGACAACCAGCGGGTCGCGGCCGGCGACGTGCTGGCCCGCATCGAGGATCGCGACTATCGCGCCCACCTGGCCCTGGCCGACGGCACGGTGGCCGCGGCGCAAGCGGACATCGCGGCGGATGAGGCGGCAATCGCCAGCCTGGCGGCACAGCTGCAACAGCAACACAGCCAGATCGCCGCCGCGACCGCCGAAGTGGCTGCCCGTCAGGCCGACGACCATCGGGCCGGTCTGGACTACCGTCGTCAGCAGCTGTTGACCCAACAGCAGGTCACCAGCGCCCAATTGCTGGAAACCGCCGACGCCGACGCCCGTCGGGCCCAAGCGGCCGTCGCCGCGGCACGGGCCGCCGCGCAAGCGGCCAAGGATCGCCTGGCCGTCCTGGACTCCGAAACCCAGCGGGCCACAGCCACGCTGGCAAAGGCTCACGCCCAATTGGCGGAGGCCGAGGCGCAACGCGACCTGGCCCGCATCGACCTGGACCGCACCATCATCCGCGCACCCGCCGCCGGCACGGTGGGCCAGCGCACCCTGCGCCCTGGCCAGGGGGTGGAGGTGGGCACGCCCCTGATGGCCCTGGTGCCGGCCGACGCCTACATCGTCGCCAACTACAAGGAAACCCAGTTGGACCAGGTGGCGCCGGGCCAGCCCGTGACCATCATTGTGGACGCCTTCGGCGGTGCGGTGCTGACCGGCCATGTCGACAGTTTCGCCCCGGCGTCGGGCGCGCAATTCGCGTTGCTGCCGCCGGACAACGCCACCGGCAACTTCACCAAGATCGTGCAGCGCATGCCGGTGCGCATCCGGGTGGATCCGGGCCAGCCCCGCGCCGGTGACCTGCGCCCCGGCCTGTCGGTGGTCACCCGCATCGACACGCGGCCCGGCGCCGGGGCCGTGCAATGA
- a CDS encoding peptidase S10: MRITTFASCFALLMALGSPTFAADQPAKPDAKAAAPKDDSDLAPFPAPKSVKQSAVIGGKHVEYTATVGSLPVKDEKGKTIGEVVYTAYTVAGRDPATRPVTFAFNGGPGASSVYLNLGAIGPKQVAFGKAGDSPSDSAVLKDNPNSWLDFTDLVFIDPIGTGFSRTRVDEEQTKKAFFTADTDIHYLSRIVYDWLLTNNRLTSKKYLVGESYGGYRLPRLAYYLQSRIGVGVSGMTLVSPYLDPPAIGEEDALSPLPWMINLTAMAAGNFERQGKPLNESTMGAVEKYDRTEFLQDLLAGPRDKAAADRLSAKVADLTGLDPKLVRRMNGRVDIETYLREIHRADGKVGSVYDSNVTAFDPFPASAEARYNDPLLDGLIAPTTSAMADFVTNQVGWKVEARYNALSYEVNEAWTRDHKDAPVTDLRKAIANDPKMAVTIVHGWNDLSCPYFGSRLLIDQMPTYGVPERVKLRMYPGGHMFYARPDSGAAFRKDIMAMYDAK; the protein is encoded by the coding sequence ATGCGCATCACCACCTTCGCCTCGTGCTTCGCGCTGCTGATGGCGCTGGGCTCACCCACCTTCGCGGCCGACCAGCCGGCCAAGCCGGACGCCAAGGCGGCGGCGCCGAAGGACGACAGCGACCTGGCCCCGTTCCCGGCGCCCAAGTCCGTGAAGCAGTCGGCCGTCATCGGCGGCAAGCACGTGGAATACACGGCCACCGTCGGCTCCCTGCCGGTGAAGGATGAGAAGGGCAAGACGATTGGCGAGGTGGTGTACACCGCCTACACCGTGGCCGGCCGCGACCCCGCCACCCGCCCTGTGACCTTCGCCTTCAACGGCGGCCCTGGCGCTTCGTCGGTCTACCTGAACCTGGGCGCCATCGGCCCGAAGCAGGTGGCGTTCGGCAAGGCCGGCGACAGCCCGTCCGACAGTGCCGTGCTGAAGGACAACCCCAACAGCTGGCTGGACTTCACCGACCTGGTGTTCATCGATCCCATCGGCACCGGCTTCAGCCGCACCCGGGTGGACGAGGAACAGACCAAGAAGGCGTTCTTCACCGCCGACACCGACATCCATTACCTCAGCCGCATCGTTTATGACTGGCTGCTGACCAACAACCGCCTGACCAGCAAGAAGTACCTGGTGGGCGAAAGCTATGGCGGCTACCGCCTGCCGCGCCTGGCCTACTACCTGCAAAGCCGCATCGGTGTCGGTGTCTCGGGCATGACCCTGGTGTCGCCCTACCTGGACCCGCCCGCCATCGGGGAAGAGGACGCGCTGTCCCCCCTGCCGTGGATGATCAACCTGACCGCCATGGCGGCCGGCAACTTCGAACGCCAGGGCAAACCCCTGAACGAGAGCACCATGGGTGCCGTCGAGAAGTACGACCGCACGGAATTCCTGCAGGACCTGCTGGCCGGCCCGCGCGACAAGGCCGCGGCCGACCGACTGTCGGCCAAGGTCGCAGACCTGACCGGCCTGGATCCCAAGCTGGTGCGCCGCATGAACGGCCGCGTGGATATCGAGACCTACCTGCGGGAAATCCACCGCGCCGACGGCAAGGTGGGCTCGGTCTATGACAGCAACGTCACCGCCTTCGACCCGTTCCCCGCCAGTGCGGAGGCGCGCTACAACGACCCGCTGCTGGACGGCCTGATCGCCCCCACCACCTCGGCCATGGCGGACTTCGTCACCAACCAGGTCGGCTGGAAGGTGGAGGCGCGCTACAACGCCCTGTCGTATGAGGTGAACGAGGCCTGGACGCGTGATCACAAGGACGCACCGGTCACCGACCTGCGCAAGGCCATCGCCAACGATCCCAAGATGGCGGTGACCATCGTCCACGGCTGGAACGACCTGTCCTGCCCGTACTTCGGCTCGCGCCTGCTGATCGACCAGATGCCGACCTACGGCGTGCCGGAACGGGTGAAGCTGCGCATGTACCCCGGCGGCCACATGTTCTACGCCCGCCCCGACAGCGGTGCCGCCTTCCGCAAGGACATCATGGCGATGTACGACGCCAAGTAA
- a CDS encoding helix-turn-helix transcriptional regulator: MDNIRTHHDCHATVRPIAALAWDYAHGQDIPAHDHDRAQLIHALTGVMTVVSAGGSWVVPTGRAVWMPAGVEHEIRIAGAVAMRTVFVRPDARGGLPDACAVIAVSPLLREAIIAATAIPLDYDAGGRDQRVMDLILDELLAAPRLDLHVPLPRDPRLLRLCQRMIADPSAPDTLEGLAVSAHMSGRTLARLFQREVGMGFGDWRRRMRLLLSLPRLAAGASVLEVALEHGYDSPSAFTAMFRRTLGLSPTEYLGAANATPAA, translated from the coding sequence ATGGACAATATCCGCACCCATCACGATTGCCACGCGACGGTCCGGCCCATCGCCGCCCTGGCGTGGGACTATGCGCACGGCCAGGACATCCCGGCCCATGACCATGATCGCGCCCAACTGATCCATGCCCTGACCGGGGTGATGACGGTGGTCAGCGCCGGCGGCAGCTGGGTGGTGCCCACCGGCCGGGCGGTGTGGATGCCGGCGGGGGTGGAACATGAAATCCGCATCGCCGGGGCGGTCGCCATGCGCACCGTTTTCGTGCGGCCGGACGCGAGGGGTGGTCTGCCCGACGCCTGCGCCGTCATCGCCGTCAGCCCACTGTTGCGCGAGGCCATCATCGCCGCCACGGCCATCCCGCTGGATTACGACGCGGGCGGGCGCGACCAGCGGGTGATGGACCTGATCCTGGATGAACTGCTGGCCGCACCCCGCCTGGATCTGCACGTGCCGTTGCCGCGCGATCCGCGCCTGTTGCGCCTGTGCCAGCGCATGATCGCCGACCCGTCGGCGCCGGATACGCTGGAAGGCCTGGCGGTATCGGCGCACATGAGCGGCCGCACCCTGGCCCGCCTGTTCCAGCGAGAGGTCGGCATGGGTTTCGGCGACTGGCGCCGCCGCATGCGCCTGCTGCTCAGCCTGCCGCGCCTGGCGGCCGGCGCCAGCGTGCTGGAGGTGGCGCTGGAGCATGGCTACGACAGCCCCAGCGCCTTCACCGCCATGTTCCGCCGCACCCTGGGCCTGTCACCCACGGAATATTTGGGAGCGGCTAACGCCACACCCGCGGCATGA
- a CDS encoding TolC family protein yields the protein MSLARFPLSCLLAPLALAGCTLGPAQPPPPTINIPNAPLADATPPVPDAWWRLYADPALDGLVAQALERNRDLRAGAAAVLEARALLGAREDERQPQTALTAGAGYGSTATDQLAAALAQTPVRTGPRYDLGFQLGWEVDLVGRLRQGVAAATADVAAAQAVADGLRVVVAAATTRAYADACAYAARLAMARRSVALLDQGLDVRWRLRDAGAATPLDVARAAALLDQARAALPPLEAGRRNALYELAALTGQPPDAVPDAAARCEAPPRLAGPLPLGDVTGLLRRRPDVRAAERRLAASTARIGVAMADLYPRVTLGAGVADSAPGINGLSQSQNVVWSVGPLLSWRFPNVGAARAAIAGAQAHQAGDLARFDAAILTALKEVRQALALYEAAEARRTALAQATAHADEALRLARLGRRSGAATALEVLDAERGAVTADTDLATADAAVTDAEITLFKALGGGWAEAPAVTPAATDHTRVSPS from the coding sequence ATGTCCCTTGCCCGCTTCCCCCTGTCATGCCTGCTGGCCCCGCTGGCCCTGGCTGGCTGCACACTGGGCCCGGCCCAGCCGCCACCACCGACGATCAACATCCCCAACGCCCCGCTCGCGGACGCCACCCCGCCGGTGCCGGATGCCTGGTGGCGCCTGTACGCCGACCCGGCCCTGGACGGGTTGGTCGCCCAGGCGCTGGAGCGCAACCGCGATCTGCGCGCCGGTGCTGCCGCGGTGCTGGAGGCGCGGGCCCTGTTGGGCGCCCGTGAGGATGAGCGGCAACCGCAAACCGCCCTGACCGCCGGCGCCGGTTATGGCAGCACCGCCACCGACCAGTTGGCCGCCGCCCTGGCCCAAACGCCGGTGCGCACCGGTCCACGTTACGACCTGGGTTTCCAACTGGGGTGGGAGGTCGACCTGGTCGGCCGCCTGCGCCAGGGCGTGGCGGCGGCAACAGCGGATGTGGCGGCCGCGCAAGCCGTGGCGGACGGCCTGCGCGTGGTGGTGGCCGCCGCTACCACCCGCGCCTATGCCGACGCCTGCGCCTATGCCGCCCGCCTGGCCATGGCCCGACGGTCGGTGGCCCTGCTGGACCAGGGGTTGGATGTGCGCTGGCGCCTGCGCGACGCCGGGGCCGCCACGCCGCTGGACGTGGCACGGGCGGCGGCCCTGCTGGACCAGGCACGGGCGGCCCTGCCGCCGCTGGAGGCCGGCCGGCGCAACGCGCTGTATGAGCTGGCGGCGCTGACCGGCCAACCGCCGGACGCCGTGCCGGACGCCGCCGCCCGCTGCGAAGCCCCGCCGCGGCTGGCCGGTCCCCTGCCGCTGGGCGATGTCACCGGCCTGCTGCGCCGCCGCCCCGACGTGCGCGCGGCGGAACGGCGCCTGGCCGCCAGCACCGCGCGCATCGGGGTGGCCATGGCCGACCTGTATCCCCGCGTCACCCTGGGCGCCGGCGTCGCCGACTCCGCCCCGGGCATCAACGGCCTCAGTCAATCGCAGAACGTGGTGTGGAGCGTCGGCCCCCTGCTGTCCTGGCGCTTCCCCAACGTCGGCGCCGCCCGGGCCGCCATCGCCGGGGCGCAGGCGCACCAGGCCGGCGACCTGGCGCGTTTCGACGCCGCCATCCTGACCGCGTTGAAGGAAGTGCGGCAGGCCCTGGCCCTCTATGAGGCAGCGGAAGCCCGACGCACCGCGCTGGCCCAGGCGACGGCGCACGCCGATGAAGCCTTGCGCCTGGCCCGGTTGGGCCGCCGGTCGGGTGCCGCCACGGCGCTGGAGGTGCTGGACGCCGAACGCGGTGCCGTCACCGCCGACACCGACCTGGCCACGGCCGACGCCGCCGTGACGGACGCCGAAATCACCCTGTTCAAGGCCCTGGGCGGCGGCTGGGCGGAAGCGCCGGCCGTCACGCCCGCCGCCACTGACCACACGCGAGTATCCCCGTCATGA
- a CDS encoding MFS transporter — protein MAVGLSALQILLEEGGRKDWFSSAFIVEAAIVAAVGLAAFVIIELGRTQPFINLRLLGRYNFGLASLMQFTFGAAVFGVVFLVPNYFADAQGYNARQIGLTMIPYGAVQLVMSFATPPLMRRIGVRLAIALGFVIMAAGCLMNIHLDADAARNVIVPSLVVRGIGQSLIVVALGVMAVQGLEKAEMGSASGVFSMVRNVGGAIGIAIAGQFVVDREKLHAVHIGEAVTPYALATRDRMVDLVRLLAQHPVDRATALYSSATAPLRQRALALLDQDVHRQALLMSYSDAFLIAGLAMLACAGASLLLRGKR, from the coding sequence ATGGCGGTCGGCCTGTCGGCCCTGCAAATCCTGCTGGAGGAAGGTGGGCGCAAGGACTGGTTTTCCTCCGCCTTCATTGTCGAGGCCGCCATCGTCGCCGCCGTCGGCCTGGCCGCCTTCGTGATCATCGAGCTTGGGCGGACACAGCCCTTCATCAACCTGCGCCTGCTGGGCCGCTATAATTTCGGGCTGGCCAGCCTGATGCAGTTCACCTTCGGCGCCGCCGTGTTCGGCGTCGTCTTCCTGGTGCCCAATTATTTCGCCGACGCCCAGGGCTATAACGCCCGGCAGATCGGCCTGACCATGATCCCCTATGGCGCGGTGCAACTGGTCATGTCCTTCGCCACGCCGCCGCTGATGCGGCGCATCGGCGTGCGCCTGGCCATCGCCCTGGGTTTCGTCATCATGGCGGCGGGCTGCCTGATGAACATCCACCTGGATGCCGACGCCGCGCGCAACGTCATCGTGCCGTCGCTGGTGGTGCGCGGCATCGGCCAGTCGCTGATCGTGGTGGCGCTGGGCGTCATGGCGGTGCAGGGCCTGGAAAAGGCGGAGATGGGCTCCGCCTCCGGCGTGTTTTCCATGGTGCGCAACGTGGGCGGCGCCATCGGCATCGCCATCGCCGGCCAGTTCGTGGTGGACCGCGAAAAGCTGCACGCCGTCCATATCGGCGAAGCGGTGACCCCCTATGCCCTGGCCACCCGCGACCGCATGGTCGATCTGGTCCGCCTGCTGGCCCAGCACCCGGTGGATCGCGCGACCGCCCTCTACAGCAGTGCCACGGCGCCGCTGCGTCAGCGGGCCCTGGCGCTGCTGGACCAGGACGTGCACCGCCAGGCGCTGCTGATGTCCTACAGCGACGCCTTCCTGATCGCCGGCCTGGCCATGCTGGCCTGCGCCGGGGCCAGCCTGCTGCTGCGGGGCAAACGTTAG
- a CDS encoding VIT domain-containing protein: protein MRDRLVGWGFGRAVWVFVSLIFFLAVLFWARCGDANAQALSAPARAYSPELVARNYTGPGGNGQPTHGLTIGKLDITVKIVGGVAHTTLLAIFANPTNVAVEGDFTLDLPAGAAVTGYALDVNGAMADGVLAAKRAATLAYQKQVRRGVDPGLAEVTHDNAFRTHVFPIFPNRGRTIRLEFASPIGDGQPYVLPLATLDPVTKFSLLVIDTDAAAQPALTGPDGTDLRWTPGAQGQEARLNADSLILSGALTIGAAPAAAPVVLTRHKGGDTFFEINARVSPAAAPAASVGGRVRIYWDRSLSHKRADLAAETDLLARYLAATAPQAVDLVLFADTAPRVLTFDKGPVADDVVAAVKALDYGGATSLAGVLKAAPSPAAACLFFGDGTVTLDAYQLERASCPLFTLSSGAEADHGFLTALAHKSGGEHLDLRARGADAVLARLTATGVRAIDLKAADGTALDFTLLPSAADQVRVIGRAPPSLGTVRLALADGRALKFDLADAAVVAEDAPGALWAADRLAEMTATDRPDRDAAIGFARRYSVAAGGAVFLVLERLQDYVDAGITPPDSADKVMQNQYAAWVENTARAKRQAQDQRLDMVVQEWQEEKDWWAGKKPEPRKVSAAAQSATTQSAAVPPPPPIAPTTQARPPVVAPPTQAPRPIAPPPAPIMAAPPPPPPMQAVQPPPFMPQVEVQIETPPPASGGPPPAGPSRVAHAPVAPIGGKMDTTSSVTAIQVEAEPWNPDRPYLRELKAHLGDAEGFHAALDQQAARYGALPAFYLDVAELLFRDGQADAAASMALNALELPTTDTGTLIIVADDLMRFGQETRAVWLYEKVLYLDDDRPQPRRSLALALIERAERAAKHGGPVAAQRADYERALRLLNEVVTRTWAPAFTGIELVALMEANRILPRLQKLGARDIPLDPRLWAQLDVDMRVVLEWNVDATDMDLWVDEPSGERAIYSHPRTSIGGRLSHDMTQGYGPEEYLLRRAPSGEYTIRANIYASDRLNPNGPITIRAHLYRNYERGSEEGQVFQVELKPGEDGVRVVGRVTVK, encoded by the coding sequence ATGCGGGACAGGCTGGTGGGCTGGGGTTTCGGGCGCGCGGTTTGGGTTTTCGTCTCGCTGATCTTTTTCCTCGCTGTGCTGTTCTGGGCACGGTGCGGGGACGCCAACGCCCAGGCGCTGTCGGCGCCGGCGCGGGCCTATAGCCCGGAACTGGTGGCGCGCAACTACACCGGCCCCGGCGGCAACGGCCAGCCCACCCACGGCCTGACCATCGGCAAACTGGACATCACGGTCAAAATCGTCGGCGGGGTGGCGCACACCACGCTGCTGGCGATCTTCGCCAACCCAACCAACGTGGCGGTGGAGGGGGACTTCACCCTGGATCTGCCCGCCGGTGCTGCCGTCACCGGCTATGCCCTGGACGTGAACGGGGCCATGGCCGACGGGGTACTGGCGGCCAAGCGCGCCGCCACCCTGGCCTATCAGAAACAGGTGCGGCGCGGCGTCGATCCCGGCCTGGCGGAGGTGACGCACGACAACGCCTTCCGCACCCATGTCTTCCCCATCTTCCCCAACCGGGGGCGCACCATCCGGCTGGAATTCGCCAGCCCCATCGGCGATGGCCAGCCTTATGTCCTGCCCCTGGCGACCCTGGACCCGGTGACGAAGTTCAGCCTGCTGGTCATCGACACCGACGCGGCGGCCCAGCCGGCGCTGACCGGCCCGGACGGCACCGACCTGCGCTGGACCCCCGGCGCGCAGGGGCAGGAGGCGCGCCTCAATGCCGACAGCCTTATCCTGTCGGGCGCACTGACCATCGGTGCGGCCCCGGCGGCGGCCCCGGTGGTGCTGACCCGCCACAAGGGGGGCGACACCTTCTTTGAGATCAACGCCCGGGTGTCGCCGGCCGCGGCACCGGCCGCGAGTGTCGGCGGCCGTGTCCGGATCTATTGGGACCGGTCCTTGTCGCACAAGCGGGCGGATTTGGCGGCGGAGACGGATCTGCTGGCCCGCTACCTGGCGGCCACGGCGCCCCAGGCGGTGGATCTGGTGCTGTTCGCCGATACCGCACCCCGCGTCCTGACCTTTGATAAAGGCCCAGTGGCCGATGACGTGGTCGCGGCGGTGAAGGCCTTGGACTACGGCGGCGCCACCTCCCTGGCCGGGGTGTTGAAGGCGGCCCCGTCGCCCGCCGCCGCCTGCCTGTTCTTCGGTGACGGCACGGTGACCCTGGACGCCTATCAGTTGGAACGGGCGTCCTGCCCGCTGTTCACCCTGTCCAGCGGGGCGGAGGCCGACCACGGCTTCCTGACGGCGCTGGCGCACAAGTCGGGGGGTGAGCATCTGGACCTGAGGGCGCGGGGGGCGGACGCCGTGCTGGCCCGCCTGACCGCCACCGGCGTCCGCGCCATCGACCTGAAGGCGGCGGATGGAACGGCGCTGGACTTCACCCTCCTGCCGTCGGCGGCCGACCAGGTGCGCGTGATCGGCCGCGCGCCGCCGTCGCTGGGTACCGTGCGCCTGGCCCTGGCTGACGGGCGCGCCTTGAAATTCGACCTGGCCGACGCGGCCGTGGTGGCGGAGGACGCGCCTGGCGCCCTGTGGGCCGCCGACCGGCTGGCGGAGATGACGGCGACCGACCGGCCGGACCGCGACGCCGCCATCGGTTTCGCCAGGCGCTACAGCGTGGCTGCCGGCGGTGCCGTGTTCCTGGTGCTGGAACGCCTGCAGGACTATGTGGACGCCGGCATCACGCCGCCCGACAGCGCCGACAAGGTGATGCAGAACCAGTATGCCGCCTGGGTGGAGAACACGGCCCGGGCCAAGCGGCAGGCCCAGGACCAGCGCCTGGACATGGTCGTCCAGGAATGGCAGGAGGAAAAGGACTGGTGGGCCGGCAAGAAGCCGGAGCCGCGCAAGGTTTCGGCCGCAGCCCAGTCGGCGACTACCCAATCGGCTGCCGTTCCCCCACCACCGCCCATCGCGCCGACCACGCAGGCCCGGCCGCCCGTGGTGGCGCCACCGACGCAGGCACCTCGGCCAATTGCACCGCCACCGGCCCCCATCATGGCCGCGCCGCCCCCGCCACCGCCGATGCAGGCGGTGCAGCCGCCGCCCTTTATGCCGCAGGTGGAGGTGCAAATCGAAACGCCCCCACCGGCTTCCGGCGGGCCTCCCCCCGCTGGTCCTAGCCGGGTTGCCCACGCGCCGGTCGCCCCGATCGGTGGCAAAATGGACACCACCAGCTCAGTCACCGCCATCCAGGTGGAGGCGGAGCCGTGGAACCCCGACCGGCCCTACCTGCGGGAATTGAAGGCGCATCTGGGCGATGCCGAGGGCTTCCATGCCGCGCTGGACCAGCAGGCGGCGCGCTATGGCGCCCTGCCGGCCTTCTACCTGGATGTGGCGGAACTGCTGTTCCGTGACGGCCAGGCGGACGCCGCGGCGTCCATGGCGCTGAACGCCCTGGAACTGCCCACCACCGACACCGGCACGCTGATCATCGTGGCCGACGATCTGATGCGTTTCGGGCAGGAGACACGGGCCGTCTGGCTGTATGAGAAGGTGCTGTACCTGGATGACGACCGGCCGCAGCCGCGCCGCAGCCTGGCGCTGGCCCTGATCGAGCGGGCGGAACGGGCGGCCAAGCACGGCGGCCCGGTGGCGGCACAGCGCGCGGACTATGAACGCGCCCTGCGGCTGCTGAATGAGGTGGTCACCCGCACCTGGGCGCCGGCCTTCACCGGCATCGAACTGGTGGCCCTGATGGAGGCCAACCGCATCCTGCCCCGCCTGCAAAAGCTGGGTGCGCGCGACATCCCGCTGGACCCGCGCCTGTGGGCGCAGCTGGACGTGGACATGCGTGTCGTCCTGGAATGGAACGTGGACGCCACCGACATGGATCTGTGGGTGGATGAGCCCTCGGGCGAGCGTGCCATCTACAGCCACCCGCGCACCAGCATCGGCGGCCGGCTGTCGCACGACATGACCCAGGGTTATGGGCCGGAGGAATACCTGCTGCGCCGGGCGCCGTCGGGCGAATACACCATCCGCGCCAACATCTACGCCAGTGATCGCCTGAACCCCAACGGCCCCATCACCATCCGCGCCCACCTCTACCGCAATTATGAGCGCGGGTCGGAGGAGGGCCAGGTGTTCCAGGTGGAACTGAAACCGGGGGAGGATGGCGTGCGCGTGGTGGGGCGGGTTACGGTCAAGTAG
- a CDS encoding tyrosinase family protein, with the protein MRVSTPFHLSRRAFLASTAVTAGLSALPFRPARAAAKYRRYNVASAEGQKALASYAKGVEAMLNLPADSPQNWFRNAFIHLLDCPHGNWWFFVWHRGYLGYFEQTIRTLSKDDTFALPYWDWTQSPQIPAGMFDGVLDPTFKAYEPYTGTFDAFSGFIKPTMEKYWASLSTAQQAQQRARGNKTFQDFWNMVTGNGVAGDEAFAVTARARYLSRDNPKLDADTTKAVSPDTVRDGLAVTDFYNEDVTKSFTSSKTTSHNSPPAKFSILEHYPHNLVHNCIGGVGPWDNGPYGNMTNFLSPVDPIFFLHHANMDRLWDVWTNKQQAAGLPILPPADLLATLSKQPFLFYVDGGGNYVGDSSKAGDYLSTDRFGYDYEPGFGSDIKAGTAVASNAVPRTFKGSLKNKAVTLALPHAAVENHQAAPLARLVAEITVARPDKGGREFTVLVNAPPGVTEAAPDSPYYGGIIAFFGPAMPGMAMDMTFTVPLPKTLQAFTQLGAGNADLNIRLVPAHGKAGPVPTLKALTVKSL; encoded by the coding sequence ATGCGTGTCAGCACTCCGTTCCACCTCAGCCGTCGCGCCTTCCTGGCCTCCACGGCCGTCACCGCCGGCCTGTCGGCTCTGCCGTTCCGGCCGGCGCGCGCCGCCGCCAAGTATCGGCGCTACAACGTCGCCAGCGCTGAGGGGCAGAAGGCGCTGGCCAGCTACGCCAAGGGGGTGGAGGCCATGCTGAACCTGCCGGCGGACAGCCCGCAGAACTGGTTCCGCAATGCCTTCATCCACCTGCTGGACTGCCCGCACGGCAACTGGTGGTTCTTCGTCTGGCACCGGGGCTACCTGGGCTATTTCGAACAGACCATCCGCACGCTGAGCAAGGACGACACCTTCGCCCTGCCCTATTGGGACTGGACACAGTCGCCGCAGATTCCGGCCGGCATGTTCGACGGCGTGCTGGACCCGACCTTCAAGGCGTATGAGCCCTATACCGGCACGTTCGACGCCTTCAGCGGCTTCATCAAGCCGACCATGGAAAAGTACTGGGCGTCGCTGTCGACCGCGCAGCAGGCGCAACAGCGCGCCCGCGGCAACAAGACCTTCCAGGATTTCTGGAACATGGTGACCGGCAACGGCGTCGCGGGCGACGAGGCCTTCGCCGTCACCGCCAGGGCCCGTTACCTGTCGCGCGACAACCCCAAGCTGGACGCCGACACGACCAAGGCGGTGTCGCCGGACACGGTCCGCGACGGCCTGGCCGTCACCGACTTCTACAATGAGGACGTGACCAAAAGCTTCACCAGTTCCAAGACCACCTCACACAACTCGCCGCCGGCCAAATTCTCCATCCTGGAGCATTACCCCCACAATCTGGTGCACAACTGCATCGGCGGTGTCGGCCCGTGGGATAACGGCCCCTATGGCAACATGACCAACTTCCTGTCGCCGGTGGACCCCATCTTCTTCCTGCACCACGCCAACATGGATCGGCTGTGGGATGTGTGGACCAACAAACAGCAGGCCGCCGGCTTGCCCATCCTGCCCCCGGCGGACCTTCTGGCCACCCTGTCGAAGCAGCCCTTCCTGTTTTATGTCGATGGCGGCGGCAACTACGTCGGCGACAGTAGCAAGGCGGGCGATTACCTCAGCACCGACCGCTTCGGTTATGATTATGAGCCGGGCTTCGGTTCGGACATCAAAGCGGGCACGGCGGTGGCGTCCAACGCGGTGCCTCGGACCTTCAAGGGTAGCCTGAAGAACAAGGCCGTCACCCTGGCCCTGCCGCACGCGGCGGTGGAGAACCACCAGGCCGCCCCCCTGGCCCGCCTGGTGGCGGAGATCACCGTGGCGCGGCCTGACAAGGGCGGGCGGGAATTCACCGTGCTGGTCAACGCCCCGCCAGGCGTGACGGAGGCCGCACCCGACAGCCCTTATTACGGCGGCATCATCGCCTTCTTCGGGCCGGCGATGCCGGGCATGGCCATGGACATGACCTTCACCGTGCCCCTGCCCAAGACGCTACAGGCCTTCACCCAGTTGGGGGCCGGCAACGCCGACCTGAACATCCGGCTGGTTCCGGCCCACGGCAAGGCCGGCCCCGTCCCCACCCTCAAGGCCCTGACCGTCAAGTCGCTGTGA